Proteins encoded by one window of Alkalinema sp. FACHB-956:
- a CDS encoding ATP-binding protein — translation MAQLSPTTAYYLRKLLRQNWERLRSIVRHGAALEADPLGDLNQVLESLYLEPEEVTRAVQELERLTLAHQALAARPGGYGLDLQKLEAQIFWLLGYKFQSTVNQGLILIITADPESLRSLAQALVRKEYSVEMMSQSLTQAIELVQMKRPRLILTDMTLPDSRGHQICKRLQDLEAGCDIPVMVIGGAQTLSEKLRALEGGVVDYLVQPLQQEEVLARVAYHLKVSNLLRTLTAQNLQFHQELRQSQEEGNTYRAMFEQSVDGMFQSSWEGQYLRVNSALARLYGYDSPEELLATVTNIQEQLYVQPDRREELMAYLSVQDQVTEFESQIYCKDGCCIWISEDVRAVRGEAGQLLFHEGVVRNIDDRKRLDQRLALQHQVTQMLAANPTQHQANQYLLTAIATCLGWPLGELWMVEPENHQLHCVQTWQRSSEGEVAFLAEAQVLHLSIGEGFPGCVAEGNEPIWVADVTQLPKLRRLALARQASIQSAVGFPILQGPQVLGVVAFYAQALVELDANLMQMVATIVQQFGQFVERKQAETALRRSEIQLRQKTQQLETTLRHLQQTQVKLIQQEKMSSLGQLVAGISHELNNPISFIYSNLVYAEDYIQDLISVVKIYRSHYPESIPELAEADALDINFLLQDFPKLLKSIQTGSQRIRNIVSALRSFARLDEVGEKPTQLNQALETIMMLLGARLAETAQRPAIQVVRQYDPALPVVPCDPGQMNQVLMILILNAIEAIDRYWVEERPDREPTIRLQTVAQGKTLQVCIGDNGPGIPPELHQRIFDPFFTTKPVGQGTGMGLPIAYQILEHHHGKLEFQSQWGQGAEFIVTLPVVEGGEGGVEEA, via the coding sequence ATGGCTCAGTTGTCCCCTACTACGGCTTACTATCTGCGAAAACTATTACGCCAGAATTGGGAACGGCTGAGATCGATCGTGCGTCATGGGGCTGCATTGGAAGCGGATCCCCTGGGGGATTTAAACCAAGTCCTGGAAAGTCTCTACCTAGAGCCGGAGGAAGTGACCCGTGCTGTCCAGGAGTTAGAGCGCCTGACCCTGGCCCATCAGGCCCTTGCGGCCCGTCCGGGGGGGTATGGACTGGATCTGCAAAAGTTAGAAGCGCAAATTTTTTGGCTTTTAGGCTATAAATTTCAATCCACCGTGAACCAGGGGCTGATCTTGATCATCACCGCTGACCCGGAGTCATTGCGCTCCTTGGCCCAGGCCCTAGTCCGGAAAGAGTACAGCGTTGAAATGATGAGCCAGAGTCTGACCCAAGCGATCGAACTCGTGCAAATGAAACGTCCGCGCTTGATTCTGACGGATATGACCCTTCCGGATAGTCGGGGGCATCAGATTTGTAAGCGCTTGCAGGATCTGGAGGCTGGGTGTGACATTCCCGTCATGGTCATAGGGGGGGCGCAGACGCTCTCGGAGAAGCTGCGGGCCTTGGAGGGTGGGGTCGTGGACTACCTAGTGCAGCCGCTTCAGCAGGAGGAAGTCTTGGCTCGGGTGGCCTATCACTTGAAAGTGAGTAACCTGTTGCGAACGCTCACGGCCCAAAATCTTCAGTTTCATCAAGAGTTGCGGCAATCCCAGGAGGAAGGCAATACCTATCGGGCCATGTTTGAACAATCCGTGGATGGGATGTTCCAGTCCTCCTGGGAGGGGCAATATCTACGGGTGAACTCCGCTTTAGCGCGCTTGTATGGCTATGACTCGCCGGAGGAATTATTGGCCACGGTGACTAATATTCAGGAACAGCTCTATGTGCAGCCCGATCGACGGGAAGAGCTGATGGCTTACCTGAGTGTGCAGGATCAGGTGACGGAGTTTGAATCGCAAATTTACTGTAAGGATGGCTGCTGTATCTGGATTTCAGAAGATGTGCGAGCCGTGCGAGGTGAAGCGGGGCAGTTGCTGTTCCATGAAGGGGTTGTGCGGAATATTGACGATCGCAAACGACTTGATCAGCGCCTTGCGCTCCAGCATCAAGTGACCCAAATGCTAGCAGCCAATCCCACGCAACATCAAGCCAATCAGTATCTCCTGACGGCGATCGCAACCTGTTTGGGCTGGCCCCTTGGCGAACTGTGGATGGTCGAGCCGGAGAATCACCAACTGCACTGTGTACAAACCTGGCAGCGCTCATCCGAGGGTGAAGTGGCTTTTCTGGCAGAAGCGCAAGTGTTGCATCTGTCTATAGGAGAAGGGTTTCCTGGCTGTGTGGCGGAAGGCAACGAGCCAATTTGGGTGGCCGATGTGACGCAATTGCCCAAATTACGACGACTGGCCTTGGCGCGGCAGGCCAGCATTCAAAGTGCGGTGGGATTTCCCATTTTGCAGGGGCCGCAGGTTCTTGGGGTGGTGGCATTCTATGCCCAGGCTCTGGTGGAGTTGGATGCAAATCTGATGCAAATGGTGGCAACTATCGTCCAGCAATTTGGGCAATTCGTGGAACGCAAGCAAGCGGAAACGGCCCTGCGGCGATCGGAAATTCAGCTACGGCAGAAAACCCAACAACTGGAGACGACCCTGCGCCATCTGCAACAGACCCAAGTCAAACTGATTCAGCAGGAAAAAATGTCTAGCTTGGGGCAGTTGGTGGCTGGGATTTCCCATGAACTGAATAACCCCATCAGTTTTATCTACAGCAATTTAGTCTATGCCGAAGACTATATCCAGGATTTAATATCCGTTGTCAAAATCTATCGATCGCATTACCCAGAATCAATCCCAGAATTAGCCGAGGCGGATGCCCTGGATATTAATTTTCTATTGCAGGACTTTCCTAAACTCCTCAAATCGATCCAAACGGGATCGCAGCGAATTCGTAATATTGTGTCTGCCCTGAGGAGTTTTGCGCGGTTGGATGAAGTGGGTGAGAAGCCGACCCAACTCAATCAGGCATTGGAAACGATTATGATGCTCTTGGGGGCGCGCTTAGCGGAAACGGCTCAGCGTCCGGCGATTCAAGTGGTGCGGCAGTATGATCCCGCCCTCCCGGTGGTGCCGTGCGATCCAGGCCAAATGAATCAGGTGTTAATGATTTTGATCCTCAATGCGATCGAAGCGATCGATCGCTACTGGGTGGAGGAACGCCCCGATCGGGAACCCACGATCCGTCTTCAGACGGTGGCTCAAGGGAAAACACTCCAGGTTTGCATTGGGGATAATGGGCCAGGGATTCCGCCGGAACTGCACCAGCGGATTTTTGATCCCTTTTTTACTACTAAACCTGTGGGGCAAGGCACGGGGATGGGGCTCCCGATCGCCTACCAAATTCTGGAACATCACCACGGCAAGTTGGAATTTCAAAGTCAGTGGGGACAGGGGGCGGAGTTTATTGTGACGTTGCCGGTGGTGGAAGGAGGAGAGGGGGGAGTCGAGGAGGCATGA
- a CDS encoding high light inducible protein: MQKQESKMGFTDFAETWNGRLAMLGLAIGFATELLTGRGILAQLGLM; the protein is encoded by the coding sequence ATGCAGAAGCAAGAATCAAAAATGGGTTTCACCGATTTTGCTGAGACTTGGAACGGTCGTTTGGCGATGCTGGGTCTGGCGATCGGGTTCGCGACTGAACTTTTGACAGGCCGGGGCATCTTGGCTCAACTAGGTCTGATGTAA
- a CDS encoding VOC family protein, translating into MQITHFLHTAIVVTDLARSEHFYGTVLGLPKVERNLKFPGAWYEIAGIQIHLMQAAVVDGAPELPVRSIPWAEKWGRNPHLALAVTDLAGVKATLDRAGYVYQMSASGRPALFVQDPDGHVIELGEVQN; encoded by the coding sequence ATTCAAATCACACATTTTTTACATACTGCGATCGTGGTGACGGATTTGGCTCGATCGGAACATTTTTATGGCACGGTGTTGGGCTTACCGAAGGTGGAGCGTAACCTCAAGTTTCCCGGTGCTTGGTATGAGATTGCGGGGATACAAATTCATTTAATGCAGGCAGCGGTTGTTGATGGAGCGCCGGAGCTGCCGGTGCGATCGATCCCCTGGGCCGAAAAGTGGGGACGGAATCCCCATTTGGCGCTGGCGGTGACGGATTTGGCAGGGGTTAAAGCGACGCTCGATCGGGCAGGTTATGTCTATCAAATGAGTGCATCGGGACGACCGGCATTATTTGTGCAAGATCCGGATGGCCATGTCATTGAGTTGGGAGAGGTGCAGAATTGA
- a CDS encoding type II toxin-antitoxin system VapB family antitoxin: protein MQVTLNLDEALMNEALQLTQLMTEELLNLALKELVKSRRKKNLLDLAGQIQFCSDFDHKALCEISHPADGSSVWN, encoded by the coding sequence ATGCAAGTCACGTTGAATCTCGATGAAGCTTTAATGAATGAAGCTCTACAACTGACGCAATTAATGACGGAGGAGCTATTGAACTTAGCGTTGAAAGAGCTTGTGAAATCCCGCCGCAAGAAAAATCTACTGGATCTTGCAGGACAAATTCAGTTTTGCTCCGACTTTGACCACAAAGCTTTATGCGAAATAAGCCATCCTGCTGATGGATCTTCTGTGTGGAATTAG
- a CDS encoding recombinase family protein, translating to MRILAYLYSDPLLESSPDPALWGWEVDRVYQDFAVEGNARSQLQQLLNDCQTQPADYLLLRRLEELGDSVQAIGDRLSELKQLSIRVVTIDPVDTAGDSSENNPDVIADGHIRSDVLKLIQALQRNQRSQRIQQGHARNRMKAAPPPGRSPYGYRRSRNRYVVDRTTAPVVKEFFEQFLLFGSLRGAVRYIAKKYGKKISPSTGQRWLTNPVYRGDLEFKGGDVVADTHEAIVSREEAAQIDRLLRRNRRLPSRTASAPRSLAGLVQCQGCQSPMTVTRVVPPKVVRKNAKEVKEYLYLRPTACPLQPKCKAIAYETILQQAIERICEDLPRAVAALELPDLEQVQRGINGAIVGKQKIIEQLPGLIASGILDGETAQLREYKLRTEMAALQSRLAQLPPVNLPAIAQTVSLPQFWLDLSESERRFYFREFLRSIELVRDGKNWSIKLIFIF from the coding sequence ATGCGGATTTTGGCGTATCTCTATAGCGATCCTTTATTGGAATCGAGTCCTGACCCGGCTTTGTGGGGTTGGGAGGTCGATCGGGTCTATCAGGATTTTGCTGTAGAGGGGAATGCTCGATCGCAGTTGCAGCAATTGCTCAATGATTGCCAAACACAACCTGCTGATTATTTGTTATTAAGGCGATTGGAAGAATTGGGGGATTCGGTTCAGGCGATCGGCGATCGGTTGTCGGAATTAAAACAGTTATCGATTCGGGTGGTGACGATCGATCCAGTGGATACTGCCGGAGATAGCTCGGAGAATAATCCTGACGTGATTGCGGATGGTCACATTCGATCGGACGTTTTAAAACTGATTCAAGCATTACAACGGAATCAGCGCAGTCAACGGATTCAGCAAGGCCATGCCCGCAATCGGATGAAGGCGGCTCCGCCCCCTGGTCGATCGCCCTATGGGTATCGGCGCAGTCGCAATCGCTATGTGGTCGATCGCACGACGGCTCCGGTGGTGAAGGAGTTTTTTGAGCAATTTTTACTCTTTGGGTCGCTGCGGGGGGCAGTGCGCTACATTGCCAAGAAGTATGGTAAGAAAATTTCGCCCTCTACGGGGCAGCGCTGGTTAACAAATCCGGTGTATCGAGGGGATTTGGAATTTAAGGGTGGGGATGTGGTGGCGGATACCCACGAAGCGATTGTGTCGCGGGAGGAGGCGGCTCAAATCGATCGCTTGTTGCGGCGAAATCGACGGTTGCCCAGTCGGACGGCGAGTGCGCCGCGATCGCTGGCGGGGTTGGTGCAGTGCCAAGGGTGCCAGTCGCCGATGACGGTGACGCGGGTGGTGCCGCCCAAGGTGGTGCGGAAAAATGCTAAGGAGGTGAAGGAGTATCTCTACCTGCGGCCTACGGCTTGTCCTCTTCAGCCGAAATGTAAGGCGATTGCCTATGAAACAATTCTGCAACAGGCGATCGAACGGATTTGTGAAGACTTACCCCGTGCGGTGGCGGCGTTGGAGTTGCCGGATTTGGAACAGGTGCAGCGGGGCATCAATGGGGCGATCGTGGGTAAGCAGAAGATTATTGAGCAATTGCCGGGGTTAATTGCCAGTGGTATTTTGGATGGGGAAACGGCGCAGTTACGGGAATACAAGTTACGCACGGAAATGGCTGCGTTACAAAGTCGGTTGGCTCAGTTGCCGCCGGTGAATTTACCCGCGATCGCGCAAACGGTTTCGCTGCCGCAGTTTTGGTTGGATTTATCGGAGTCGGAGCGGCGGTTTTATTTTCGTGAGTTTCTGCGTTCGATCGAACTAGTGCGAGATGGTAAAAACTGGTCAATTAAACTGATTTTTATTTTTTGA
- a CDS encoding tetratricopeptide repeat protein: MSLNNQDILTLTSAKKFIVSLFRFTPTIVITLLVVSQSSWSYLSSSTSLTSPISSPLASPIPDSSKRLTNEEKTEIENFLQHSNTVHDIVQDEVADSLDRFTAILGLSGALVVLAGTYWARKTMKEQLQLVKEEMKSEFQVEFHDKSLKLTDATSGLLGLVVSMENIKFLSDLSFNPISTESRQAIEHYPDVLKNFKEHFKLQTLPAGFHVKLGDVLSLLGRYQLIEADSNHDEDAREEAMQKFNNAISAYDEAINSKPKEIAPIDRRFWAEVFCKRGNSFAGLGEYNRAIADYRDALAINQDCYWAIHSQGDARSSLGEYEEAIRKYNEALKVSKIPETWYAETLYKKGITYAKQLKYHQAKNCYEDSLKFNPKNSWVLHSLGDSLTSLEEYEQAVEKYEEALAANPRQYQTWRALGDVLYLMGGHLSYEKALEKYERASEIASEDGVGDYEIHRKIGDTYLRLGEYFDAVRHYDEAVSLKSESFRLWACRAYANEQILKLDVLSEEEKDEYEQKVLSDRNIALHKVTDKHHRFSRNHKNHDIEKGDFFYERAICYALANDKNRAIQDLVQAISQDEKYIKWASREIGFITIQSDFEFKNLMEKSYHLSTVGTSGLNSTESSNAV, translated from the coding sequence ATGTCTCTCAATAATCAGGATATACTAACACTTACTTCAGCCAAAAAGTTTATAGTCTCTCTTTTTCGCTTTACACCTACAATTGTTATTACATTATTGGTTGTAAGTCAGTCATCTTGGTCTTACTTGAGTTCTTCCACTTCTTTAACCTCCCCAATATCTTCTCCCCTAGCATCGCCCATACCAGACTCCTCTAAAAGATTAACCAATGAAGAAAAGACTGAGATTGAGAATTTCCTGCAACACAGTAATACAGTCCATGACATTGTACAAGATGAAGTAGCGGATTCCCTTGACCGCTTTACAGCTATTTTGGGGTTATCCGGTGCCCTTGTAGTTCTTGCAGGAACCTATTGGGCAAGGAAAACAATGAAAGAACAGCTTCAATTAGTTAAGGAAGAGATGAAGTCTGAATTTCAAGTAGAATTTCATGATAAGTCGCTGAAGTTAACAGATGCTACATCAGGACTATTAGGGCTTGTTGTTTCCATGGAAAATATCAAGTTTCTGTCTGATCTATCATTTAATCCAATTTCTACAGAGTCACGCCAAGCAATTGAGCATTACCCTGATGTCCTCAAAAACTTTAAAGAGCATTTCAAGCTACAAACTCTTCCAGCAGGGTTTCATGTCAAGCTAGGAGATGTACTCTCTTTATTAGGAAGGTATCAATTAATAGAAGCAGATTCGAACCATGATGAAGATGCCAGAGAAGAAGCAATGCAAAAGTTTAATAATGCAATAAGTGCTTATGATGAAGCTATTAATAGTAAGCCCAAAGAAATAGCACCAATAGATCGAAGATTCTGGGCTGAAGTTTTCTGTAAAAGAGGAAATTCTTTTGCAGGTTTGGGGGAGTATAACCGAGCAATCGCAGATTATAGAGATGCACTAGCAATTAATCAAGATTGTTATTGGGCTATTCATTCTCAGGGAGATGCACGCTCCTCCTTAGGAGAATATGAAGAGGCAATTCGTAAATACAATGAAGCTCTCAAAGTTTCTAAAATTCCTGAAACTTGGTATGCTGAGACTCTTTACAAAAAGGGAATTACTTATGCCAAACAACTTAAGTATCATCAGGCAAAGAATTGTTATGAGGATTCGTTAAAATTCAACCCTAAAAATAGTTGGGTTTTACATAGCTTAGGCGATTCACTCACCAGTTTAGAGGAATATGAACAAGCAGTTGAAAAATATGAAGAAGCTCTAGCTGCTAATCCACGTCAGTATCAAACTTGGAGAGCGTTGGGTGATGTTTTATACCTTATGGGTGGACATTTAAGTTATGAAAAAGCTCTCGAGAAATATGAACGTGCATCAGAAATTGCATCTGAAGATGGTGTTGGTGACTATGAAATTCATAGAAAAATCGGAGACACGTATCTCCGATTAGGAGAATACTTTGATGCAGTACGTCACTATGATGAAGCAGTCAGTCTTAAAAGTGAATCTTTTCGACTATGGGCTTGTCGAGCCTATGCTAACGAGCAAATTCTGAAATTAGACGTACTTTCTGAGGAAGAAAAAGACGAATACGAACAAAAAGTGCTTTCAGATCGAAATATCGCTCTTCACAAGGTGACTGATAAACATCATAGATTTTCCAGGAACCACAAAAATCATGATATCGAGAAAGGTGATTTCTTCTATGAACGGGCTATTTGCTATGCACTAGCAAACGATAAAAATAGAGCCATTCAAGATTTAGTTCAAGCTATCTCACAAGACGAGAAATATATCAAATGGGCAAGCAGAGAGATAGGCTTTATTACAATTCAGTCAGATTTTGAGTTCAAGAATTTAATGGAGAAAAGCTACCACTTGAGTACTGTAGGTACGAGTGGATTAAATAGTACTGAGTCATCAAATGCCGTCTGA
- a CDS encoding MFS transporter — protein sequence MNRKFWIAALITFINALSATILIPTIYLYAKQFHLTDFQAGCLLSMFAVAQFFATPVIGKLSDRFGRKPLLMISLTGTVIANFLAGTAPNAIVLFLARGLDGITGGNVSVAQAIISDVTKPEERAKGFGIFGAAFGLGFILGPVISLLAQQISLGASFLASSGMAAIALLLTITLLPETLAPEGRSRQINLFDLGFSELIRGFTLPKIGLLLLLNFLIGTTFTIFTFGFQPYYINVLKQDNRSLTLLFCMIGVLGVLAQTKGVSWLTQRTTLTRILFAGILVRALAFLCMPLWPDILYFVEVSIVFAMFNAMVQPMISTLISLNVKAEEQGISSGLNASYLSIANGIGPIIAGSMVNEQHPITYSYPLFLAGFLNLGILWLAVKTRKQYTPTAMVRQ from the coding sequence ATGAACCGTAAGTTTTGGATTGCTGCACTGATTACTTTTATCAATGCATTAAGTGCGACGATCCTGATTCCGACCATCTACCTATACGCCAAGCAATTTCATCTGACGGATTTTCAGGCAGGTTGTCTGTTGTCAATGTTTGCGGTGGCGCAGTTTTTTGCAACGCCGGTGATTGGAAAGCTGTCCGATCGGTTTGGCCGTAAGCCGTTGTTGATGATTAGTTTGACGGGGACGGTGATTGCGAATTTTCTGGCGGGGACGGCTCCCAATGCGATCGTCCTGTTTTTGGCGCGGGGGCTGGATGGGATTACCGGGGGGAATGTGTCCGTGGCCCAGGCGATTATTTCCGACGTGACGAAACCGGAGGAGCGCGCCAAGGGGTTTGGGATTTTTGGGGCGGCGTTTGGTTTGGGATTTATTCTAGGCCCGGTGATTAGCTTGTTGGCGCAACAGATTTCGCTGGGGGCTTCGTTTTTGGCGTCTTCGGGGATGGCGGCTATCGCGCTTTTGCTGACGATTACGCTGCTACCGGAAACCCTCGCACCGGAGGGTCGGAGTCGTCAAATTAATTTGTTTGACCTAGGGTTTTCTGAACTGATTCGGGGCTTTACGCTGCCGAAAATTGGCCTTCTGTTGCTACTGAATTTTCTCATTGGCACAACGTTTACGATCTTCACCTTTGGCTTCCAGCCCTATTACATCAATGTGTTGAAGCAGGACAACCGATCGTTGACGTTGCTGTTTTGCATGATTGGAGTTCTGGGCGTTTTGGCGCAGACGAAGGGGGTCAGTTGGCTAACTCAGCGAACGACGTTAACTCGAATTTTGTTTGCGGGGATTCTGGTGCGGGCGTTGGCGTTTTTGTGTATGCCGCTGTGGCCGGATATTCTTTATTTTGTGGAAGTGAGCATTGTGTTTGCCATGTTCAACGCCATGGTGCAGCCGATGATTAGCACGTTAATTTCGTTGAATGTCAAAGCAGAGGAACAGGGCATTTCTTCTGGGTTGAATGCTTCTTATTTAAGTATTGCCAATGGCATTGGGCCGATTATTGCAGGGTCAATGGTGAATGAACAACATCCAATCACCTATAGCTATCCGTTATTTTTAGCGGGCTTTCTGAATTTAGGGATTCTGTGGCTAGCGGTGAAAACCCGGAAGCAATATACCCCAACCGCGATGGTGAGGCAGTAA
- a CDS encoding translation initiation factor: MGKAKDQNNRTVYREFGNDNEAAFERAVPDLPPNQQNLRIQASRKGRGGKTVTVISGWQHSPDKLTELAKKLKAQCGTGGTVREETIEIQGDHKEKLLEILVKLGYKAKISGG, from the coding sequence ATGGGCAAGGCGAAGGATCAGAATAATCGCACGGTGTATCGCGAGTTTGGCAACGATAACGAAGCGGCCTTTGAACGGGCGGTGCCGGATCTGCCACCCAATCAGCAAAATTTGCGCATTCAAGCGTCTCGCAAGGGGCGCGGGGGCAAAACGGTGACGGTGATTAGTGGGTGGCAACATTCGCCGGACAAATTGACAGAATTAGCCAAAAAGCTGAAGGCCCAATGCGGCACCGGCGGCACGGTACGGGAAGAGACGATCGAGATCCAAGGCGATCACAAAGAAAAGCTATTGGAAATTCTCGTCAAGTTGGGCTATAAGGCCAAAATTAGTGGTGGCTAA
- the trpB gene encoding tryptophan synthase subunit beta, with product MTTTPLPTNSNPTASNPTAIEHRPDSLGRFGKFGGKYVPETLMPALFELEEAYRRYSQDADFQAELEQLLKDYVGRPSPLYFAERLTEYYARPDGSGPQIYLKREDLNHTGAHKINNALAQALLAKRMGKQRIIAETGAGQHGVATATVCARFGLKCIIYMGVHDMERQALNVFRMRLMGAEVVPVEAGTGTLKDATSEAIRDWVTNVETTHYILGSVAGPHPYPMMVRDFHAVIGQETRRQCQEKWGGLPDILMACVGGGSNAMGLFHEFIEDASIRIIGVEAAGFGVESGKHAATLTKGRVGVLHGAMSYLLQDEDGQVIEPHSVSAGLDYPGVGPEHSYLMDIGRAEYYAVTDQQALDAFQRLSQLEGIIPALETSHAIAYLETLCPQLEGSPRIVINCSGRGDKDVLSVSKLLNP from the coding sequence GTGACTACGACTCCGCTTCCCACTAATTCAAACCCAACGGCCTCAAACCCAACCGCGATCGAACATCGTCCTGACTCCCTAGGTCGCTTTGGCAAATTTGGGGGAAAGTACGTCCCCGAAACCCTCATGCCAGCCCTGTTTGAGCTAGAGGAAGCCTATCGTCGCTATAGCCAAGATGCCGACTTCCAAGCGGAACTGGAGCAACTGCTCAAGGATTACGTTGGTCGTCCCAGCCCGCTGTATTTTGCAGAACGGTTGACGGAGTACTACGCCCGTCCCGATGGCAGCGGCCCCCAGATTTACCTCAAACGGGAAGACCTCAACCACACGGGTGCCCACAAAATTAACAACGCCCTGGCCCAAGCCCTCCTGGCAAAACGCATGGGCAAACAGCGGATTATTGCCGAAACCGGAGCCGGTCAGCACGGTGTAGCCACGGCAACGGTGTGCGCCCGCTTTGGCCTCAAATGCATCATCTACATGGGGGTGCATGACATGGAACGCCAAGCCCTCAACGTCTTTCGGATGCGGCTGATGGGTGCGGAAGTGGTGCCCGTGGAAGCCGGAACCGGAACCCTCAAGGATGCAACTTCCGAAGCGATTCGCGACTGGGTCACCAACGTGGAAACCACCCACTACATTCTCGGCTCTGTGGCTGGCCCCCACCCCTATCCCATGATGGTGCGGGACTTCCATGCGGTGATCGGCCAGGAAACCCGGCGGCAATGCCAGGAAAAATGGGGCGGGCTGCCGGATATTTTGATGGCCTGTGTGGGTGGCGGTTCCAATGCTATGGGGCTGTTCCATGAATTTATCGAAGACGCTTCAATCCGCATCATTGGCGTGGAAGCAGCGGGCTTTGGTGTGGAGTCGGGTAAGCACGCCGCCACGTTGACCAAGGGGCGGGTGGGCGTCCTACATGGGGCCATGAGCTACCTGCTCCAGGATGAGGATGGCCAAGTGATTGAACCCCACTCTGTCAGTGCTGGGTTGGACTATCCCGGTGTTGGCCCTGAGCACAGCTACCTGATGGACATTGGCCGTGCCGAATACTACGCCGTCACCGATCAGCAGGCGCTGGATGCGTTCCAACGCTTATCGCAACTGGAAGGCATCATTCCGGCGCTGGAAACCTCCCACGCGATCGCCTATCTGGAAACCCTCTGTCCGCAACTGGAAGGCAGTCCCCGCATTGTCATCAACTGTTCTGGCCGTGGGGATAAGGATGTATTAAGCGTGTCGAAACTGTTGAATCCCTAA